One Primulina tabacum isolate GXHZ01 chromosome 10, ASM2559414v2, whole genome shotgun sequence DNA segment encodes these proteins:
- the LOC142505298 gene encoding cyclin-dependent kinase inhibitor 7-like isoform X2, with product MGRDTSKCKRSREAVVEKTAPQIDARVTRTSTAQQAVDKKRKIGLGESEMTASLVRLETRLLVVVPAGNSVLSLSSGDSTCDSGGSDHVLASCCSSNGSSQLAKGSMDFVDLEENEEFFATSVGKLEERRETTPSSQVQAELGELESTAMPREPNFRRRSISAEKMPSEVELEEFFSAAETKIQKQFMDKYNFDILKDEPLEGRYEWVRILVNP from the exons ATGGGAAGGGATACTAGCAAGTGCAAGCGTTCGAGAGAGGCGGTAGTGGAAAAGACGGCGCCGCAGATTGACGCGAGGGTGACTCGGACTTCGACAGCTCAGCAGGCGGTGGACAAGAAGAGGAAGATTGGATTGGGAGAATCGGAGATGACCGCATCCTTAGTGCGGCTCGAAACGCGACTCTTAGTCGTGGTTCCAGCGGGGAATTCGGTGTTGTCGTTGAGTTCGGGAGATTCAACATGCGACAGCGGTGGTTCCGATCATGTTTTGGCATCTTGTTGCTCAAGCAACGGATCGAGTCAGCTGGCCAAGGGGAGTATGGATTTCGTAGATCTGGAG GAGAATGAGGAATTTTTCGCTACATCAGTTGGCAAATTAGAGGAGAG GAGAGAAACGACACCGTCTAGCCAGGTTCAAGCTGAGTTAGGCGAGCTGGAGTCTACTGCGATGCCACGCGAGCCCAATTTTCGCCGACGTTCCATATCAGCGGAGAAAATGCCGTCCGAGGTTGAACTCGAAGAATTCTTTTCTGCTGCTGAAACGAAAATCCAGAAACAATTCATGGACAA GTATAACTTCGACATATTGAAGGATGAGCCATTAGAGGGACGCTACGAATGGGTTCGGATTCTAGTAAATCCTTGA
- the LOC142506214 gene encoding uncharacterized protein LOC142506214: MRNMASSASPKGIAAIVGVGAKLGRSIARKFAHEGYTVAILARDLGQLSRFADEIAREEKAQVFAIRIDCSESRSIKDAFEGVLSLGFVEVLVYNVYHPISWIPNNFSDIRLDHFEKSIAVSAVGAFHCAQQVLPGMVDRGRGTIMFTGCSASLYGIAGFSDLCCGKFAMRGLAQCLAREFQPRGVHVAHIIIDGIVSNPRGTIQPSSQLRSSSTSSVGESHAGAGDGSMDPDALAQTYWQLHVQDRCAWTQEIDLRPTSVP; the protein is encoded by the exons ATGCGTAACATGGCAAGCTCCGCCTCGCCGAAAGGCATCGCCGCCATAGTAGGCGTCGGTGCCAAGCTCGGCCGGTCCATTGCCCGGAAATTCGCACATGAAGGGTACACTGTCGCCATTCTAGCACGCGACCTAGGCCA ACTGTCAAGATTTGCAGATGAAATAGCGAGAGAAGAGAAAGCGCAGGTATTCGCAATCCGAATCGATTGCTCCGAGTCCCGAAGCATAAAGGATGCATTCGAGGGGGTTCTGTCTCTGGGTTTCGTGGAAGTTTTAGTGTACAACGTTTACCATCCAATATCGTGGATCCCCAACAATTTTTCCGATATCAGGCTCGATCACTTCGAGAAATCCATAGCCGTCTCCGCCGTCGGCGCATTCCACTGTGCCCAACAG GTGCTTCCGGGCATGGTGGATAGAGGAAGAGGGACGATTATGTTCACCGGCTGCTCCGCTTCTCTTTACGGGATTGCTGGCTTCTCCGACTTAT GCTGTGGCAAGTTTGCTATGAGAGGGTTAGCTCAATGCCTGGCCAGAGAATTCCAGCCTCGGGGAGTACATGTGGCTCATATCATCATCGACGGCATAGTCAGCAACCCTAG GGGTACAATCCAACCTTCTTCGCAACTAAGATCCTCGAGTACTTCTTCGGTCGGGGAGTCACATGCAGGAGCAGGAGACGGGTCCATGGACCCGGATGCACTTGCTCAAACGTATTGGCAATTGCACGTTCAGGACCGATGTGCCTGGACCCAAGAAATCGACCTTCGACCCACCTCAGTCCCATGA
- the LOC142505298 gene encoding cyclin-dependent kinase inhibitor 7-like isoform X1: MGRDTSKCKRSREAVVEKTAPQIDARVTRTSTAQQAVDKKRKIGLGESEMTASLVRLETRLLVVVPAGNSVLSLSSGDSTCDSGGSDHVLASCCSSNGSSQLAKGSMDFVDLEEENEEFFATSVGKLEERRETTPSSQVQAELGELESTAMPREPNFRRRSISAEKMPSEVELEEFFSAAETKIQKQFMDKYNFDILKDEPLEGRYEWVRILVNP; this comes from the exons ATGGGAAGGGATACTAGCAAGTGCAAGCGTTCGAGAGAGGCGGTAGTGGAAAAGACGGCGCCGCAGATTGACGCGAGGGTGACTCGGACTTCGACAGCTCAGCAGGCGGTGGACAAGAAGAGGAAGATTGGATTGGGAGAATCGGAGATGACCGCATCCTTAGTGCGGCTCGAAACGCGACTCTTAGTCGTGGTTCCAGCGGGGAATTCGGTGTTGTCGTTGAGTTCGGGAGATTCAACATGCGACAGCGGTGGTTCCGATCATGTTTTGGCATCTTGTTGCTCAAGCAACGGATCGAGTCAGCTGGCCAAGGGGAGTATGGATTTCGTAGATCTGGAG GAGGAGAATGAGGAATTTTTCGCTACATCAGTTGGCAAATTAGAGGAGAG GAGAGAAACGACACCGTCTAGCCAGGTTCAAGCTGAGTTAGGCGAGCTGGAGTCTACTGCGATGCCACGCGAGCCCAATTTTCGCCGACGTTCCATATCAGCGGAGAAAATGCCGTCCGAGGTTGAACTCGAAGAATTCTTTTCTGCTGCTGAAACGAAAATCCAGAAACAATTCATGGACAA GTATAACTTCGACATATTGAAGGATGAGCCATTAGAGGGACGCTACGAATGGGTTCGGATTCTAGTAAATCCTTGA
- the LOC142506196 gene encoding uncharacterized protein LOC142506196: MIQELLGGGNVGLIGGERSKISIPNGGFLDGSVSPSSSSTPSPSSSAGATATAAAAASMENLRCPRCDSSNTKFCYYNNYNLTQPRHFCKTCRRYWTKGGALRNVPIGGGCRKNKSTTIAAVVGKSSGAGKLKTLSPEMGKATFFSGFEHADAFTQSPILWVTPQNSHILSLLRANQNPSPNPLSNPGKVEGGLFGSHLVTDCSISNGVFHSRALGFDPLGPIHVPSIGLSNSFHRNNQHQAQANQAIILGEVQNNGIQELYQKLTSSTNFYPENAPPVILGSMVSSSSSSSIFESAPIAAAEMGFCNSTISWPTDLHLPTTNGSYP; encoded by the coding sequence ATGATTCAAGAGCTTCTAGGGGGAGGCAATGTTGGATTGATTGGTGGAGAAAGATCCAAAATTTCTATACCTAATGGAGGATTTCTTGATGGCTCGGTTTCTCCTTCATCGTCCAGTACTCCGTCACCCTCTTCTTCTGCTGGAGCTACCGCCACTGCAGCAGCTGCGGCTTCCATGGAGAATCTGAGATGCCCACGATGCGATTCTTCCAACacgaaattttgttattataacaACTACAACCTCACTCAGCCACGCCATTTCTGTAAGACTTGCCGCCGCTACTGGACTAAAGGTGGGGCCTTGCGCAACGTTCCCATTGGAGGTGGATGCCGGAAGAATAAGAGCACCACCATAGCTGCGGTGGTTGGGAAGTCTTCGGGTGCCGGAAAGTTGAAAACTCTCTCACCAGAGATGGGGAAAGCAACCTTTTTCAGTGGATTTGAGCACGCTGATGCTTTCACACAAAGCCCTATTTTATGGGTAACCCCTCAAAACTCTCACATACTTTCTTTACTCAGAGCAAACCAAAACCCTAGTCCTAATCCACTCTCCAATCCTGGAAAAGTAGAAGGTGGTTTGTTTGGATCACACTTGGTGACAGATTGTTCCATTTCCAATGGTGTGTTTCACTCTCGGGCTTTGGGATTCGACCCTTTAGGCCCGATCCATGTTCCATCTATCGGTCTGTCAAATTCTTTCCACAGAAACAATCAGCACCAAGCTCAAGCAAACCAAGCCATTATTCTCGGTGAAGTTCAAAATAATGGGATTCAAGAACTGTATCAAAAGCTCACATCTTCAACAAATTTTTATCCTGAAAATGCACCGCCGGTAATTCTTGGAAGCATGGTGTCTTCGTCTTCTTCCTCCTCCATTTTCGAGTCAGCCCCCATAGCCGCAGCTGAAATGGGCTTCTGCAATTCAACTATTTCATGGCCTACCGATCTTCATCTACCCACTACAAATGGTTCATATCCTTAA